From the Dunckerocampus dactyliophorus isolate RoL2022-P2 chromosome 12, RoL_Ddac_1.1, whole genome shotgun sequence genome, one window contains:
- the gramd1bb gene encoding protein Aster-B isoform X11 → MVEKGSDHSSDKSPSTPEQVVQRTYSLQSGRSGGKNSKSHKRLSKYDRLNLIKKSQSWYNHERQHIMRVLSPTYKQRNEDFRKLFKHLPDTERLIVDYSCALQRDILLQGRLYLSENWICFYSNIFRWETLLTVRLKDICSMTKEKTARLIPNAIQVCTDNEKHFFTSFGARDRTYMMMFRLWQNALLDKPLCPKELWHFVHQCYGNELGLTSDDEDYVPPDDDFNTMGFSEEIPNEENEINNDNLSKSSAEAKPEGSPPLLHKKVVPNSTMEHTGSHDPPITFDLPADDFTDCPTDGELLAVPLLVEERNNDTGGGGGGGSGPVPSPSLDFNDNEDIPTELSDSSETHDEGEVQAFHEDLNGRQHINEIYKFSVDKLYDILFTESQFMSDFMEQRRFSDVVYHPWKKEEAGNQTREIMYTISLSNPLAPKTATVTETQTLYKASQESECYIIDAEVITHDVPYHDYFYTLNRYMLTRVAKNKCRLRVSTELRFRKQPWGLVKGFIEKNFWSGLEENFRHLELELSKLEDILTESHQLSPKANKVLKNATVRRKKRPTPHMRSQHLDEALSPVTTPTDEEVIQRIKQVAGSTQTRHQSPEHRHLPGGLALYSVSKLLLVISFVICLSLVLLVFLNMLLFYKLWMLEYSAQSLTTWQGLRLHESKLPQTQMEWAQLLEAQQRYHDAELQKWREIIKSSVVLLDQMKDSLLNLQRGIGSRDYSAEHEDKRSH, encoded by the exons TCTCACAAGCGACTTTCCAAA TATGACAGACTAAACCTGATTAAA AAGAGCCAAAGCTGGTACAAC CATGAAAGACAACACATCATGAGA GTGCTGAGCCCCACATACAAGCAGCGCAATGAGGACTTCAGGAAACTCTTCAAGCATCTACCTGACACAGAGAGACTCATTGTGG ACTACTCCTGTGCTCTGCAACGGGACATCCTCCTGCAGGGACGACTCTACCTCTCTGAGAACTGGATCTGTTTCTATAGCAACATCTTCCGCTGGGAAACACTG CTGACGGTGCGATTAAAGGACATCTGCTCGATGACGAAAGAGAAGACCGCCCGCCTAATTCCCAACGCCATCCAGGTCTGCACTGATAATGAGAAG CACTTTTTCACCTCCTTCGGAGCCAGAGACAGGACATACATGATGATGTTCAGACTGTGGCAGAATGCGCTGCTCGACAAG CCTCTGTGCCCCAAAGAGTTGTGGCACTTTGTCCATCAGTGCTATGGCAACGAGCTGGGCCTGACGAGCGATGACGAAGACTACGTCCCCCCAGATGATGACTTCAATACCATGGG GTTCAGTGAGGAGATTCCCAATGAGGAAAACGAGATCAACAATGACAACTTGTCCAAGAGCAGTGCAGAGGCCAAGCCTGAAGGAAGTCCTCCTCTTCTCCATAAGAAGGTGGTCCCAAACAGCACCATGGAGCACACAGGCAGCCATGACCCGCCCATCACA TTTGACCTTCCCGCAGACGATTTCACAGACTGCCCGACAGACGGCGAACTGCTGGCCGTGCCTCTGCTGGTGGAAGAGAGGAACAACGACACCGGTGGTGGCGGAGGAGGCGGCAGCGGCCCTGTCCCCTCGCCCTCGCTCGACTTCAACGACAACGAGGACATCCCCACCGAGCTCAGCGACTCGTCAGAGACACATGATGAGG GTGAGGTGCAGGCTTTCCACGAAGACCTGAACGGGAGGCAGCACATCAACGAGATCTACAAGTTCAGCGTGGACAAGCTCTACGACATCCTCTTCACCGAGTCACAGTTCATGAGTGACTTCATGGAACAGAGGCGCTTCTCAG ATGTGGTTTACCACCCGTGGAAGAAGGAGGAGGCCGGGAACCAGACCAGAGAGATCATGTACACCATCTCTCTGTCCAACCCCCTGGCCCCCAAGACTGCTACCGTCACAGAGACTCAG ACTCTGTACAAGGCCAGTCAGGAGAGTGAGTGCTACATCATCGATGCCGAGGTGATCACACATGACGTGCCCTACCATGACTACTTCTACACCCTCAACCGCTACATGCTCACCCGGGTGGCCAAGAACAAGTGTCGTTTACG GGTATCCACAGAACTGCGCTTCAGGAAGCAGCCATGGGGGCTGGTGAAGGGCTTCATAGAGAAGAACTTCTGGAGCGGACTGGAGGAGAACTTTCGCCATCTCG AGCTGGAGCTGTCCAAGCTGGAGGACATCCTCACCGAGTCCCATCAGCTCTCCCCGAAGGCCAACAAAGTGTTGAAGAACGCCACGGTGAGGCGGAAGAAGAGGCCCACGCCCCACATGCGCAGCCAACACTTGGACGAGGCGCTCAGTCCCGTCACCACGCCGACGGACGAGGAGGTCATCCAGCGCATCAAGCAAGTGGCGGGATCTACGCAGACTAGACATCAGAGTCCGGAGCACCGCCACCTGCCTGGGGGCTTGGCTCTGTACAGTGTCTCCAAACTGCTGCTCGTCATCAGCTTTGT GATCTGTCTGAG TCTGGTCCTGCTGGTGTTCCTCAACATGCTGCTCTTCTACAAGCTGTGGATGCTGGAGTACTCTGCACAGTCCTTAACCACCTGGCAAGGTCTGCGGCTGCATGAAAG CAAACTTCCTCAGACACAAATGGAGTGGGCCCAGCTCCTGGAGGCGCAGCAGCGTTACCATGACGCCGAGCTGCAGAAGTGGCGGGAAATAATCAAGTCGTCTGTGGTGCTGCTCGACCAg ATGAAAGACTCTTTACTGAACCTCCAACGAGGCATTGGCTCGAGGGACTACAGCGCGGAACATGAGGACAAGAGGAGTCACTAG
- the gramd1bb gene encoding protein Aster-B isoform X9 produces MKSFKLACTASNSNKSTPACSPVLRKRSRSPTPQSQEGDNMVEKGSDHSSDKSPSTPEQVVQRTYSLQSGRSGGKNSKSHKRLSKYDRLNLIKKSQSWYNHERQHIMRVLSPTYKQRNEDFRKLFKHLPDTERLIVDYSCALQRDILLQGRLYLSENWICFYSNIFRWETLLTVRLKDICSMTKEKTARLIPNAIQVCTDNEKHFFTSFGARDRTYMMMFRLWQNALLDKPLCPKELWHFVHQCYGNELGLTSDDEDYVPPDDDFNTMGFSEEIPNEENEINNDNLSKSSAEAKPEGSPPLLHKKVVPNSTMEHTGSHDPPITFDLPADDFTDCPTDGELLAVPLLVEERNNDTGGGGGGGSGPVPSPSLDFNDNEDIPTELSDSSETHDEGEVQAFHEDLNGRQHINEIYKFSVDKLYDILFTESQFMSDFMEQRRFSDVVYHPWKKEEAGNQTREIMYTISLSNPLAPKTATVTETQTLYKASQESECYIIDAEVITHDVPYHDYFYTLNRYMLTRVAKNKCRLRVSTELRFRKQPWGLVKGFIEKNFWSGLEENFRHLELELSKLEDILTESHQLSPKANKVLKNATVRRKKRPTPHMRSQHLDEALSPVTTPTDEEVIQRIKQVAGSTQTRHQSPEHRHLPGGLALYSVSKLLLVISFVICLSLVLLVFLNMLLFYKLWMLEYSAQSLTTWQGLRLHESKLPQTQMEWAQLLEAQQRYHDAELQKWREIIKSSVVLLDQMKDSLLNLQRGIGSRDYSAEHEDKRSH; encoded by the exons TCTCACAAGCGACTTTCCAAA TATGACAGACTAAACCTGATTAAA AAGAGCCAAAGCTGGTACAAC CATGAAAGACAACACATCATGAGA GTGCTGAGCCCCACATACAAGCAGCGCAATGAGGACTTCAGGAAACTCTTCAAGCATCTACCTGACACAGAGAGACTCATTGTGG ACTACTCCTGTGCTCTGCAACGGGACATCCTCCTGCAGGGACGACTCTACCTCTCTGAGAACTGGATCTGTTTCTATAGCAACATCTTCCGCTGGGAAACACTG CTGACGGTGCGATTAAAGGACATCTGCTCGATGACGAAAGAGAAGACCGCCCGCCTAATTCCCAACGCCATCCAGGTCTGCACTGATAATGAGAAG CACTTTTTCACCTCCTTCGGAGCCAGAGACAGGACATACATGATGATGTTCAGACTGTGGCAGAATGCGCTGCTCGACAAG CCTCTGTGCCCCAAAGAGTTGTGGCACTTTGTCCATCAGTGCTATGGCAACGAGCTGGGCCTGACGAGCGATGACGAAGACTACGTCCCCCCAGATGATGACTTCAATACCATGGG GTTCAGTGAGGAGATTCCCAATGAGGAAAACGAGATCAACAATGACAACTTGTCCAAGAGCAGTGCAGAGGCCAAGCCTGAAGGAAGTCCTCCTCTTCTCCATAAGAAGGTGGTCCCAAACAGCACCATGGAGCACACAGGCAGCCATGACCCGCCCATCACA TTTGACCTTCCCGCAGACGATTTCACAGACTGCCCGACAGACGGCGAACTGCTGGCCGTGCCTCTGCTGGTGGAAGAGAGGAACAACGACACCGGTGGTGGCGGAGGAGGCGGCAGCGGCCCTGTCCCCTCGCCCTCGCTCGACTTCAACGACAACGAGGACATCCCCACCGAGCTCAGCGACTCGTCAGAGACACATGATGAGG GTGAGGTGCAGGCTTTCCACGAAGACCTGAACGGGAGGCAGCACATCAACGAGATCTACAAGTTCAGCGTGGACAAGCTCTACGACATCCTCTTCACCGAGTCACAGTTCATGAGTGACTTCATGGAACAGAGGCGCTTCTCAG ATGTGGTTTACCACCCGTGGAAGAAGGAGGAGGCCGGGAACCAGACCAGAGAGATCATGTACACCATCTCTCTGTCCAACCCCCTGGCCCCCAAGACTGCTACCGTCACAGAGACTCAG ACTCTGTACAAGGCCAGTCAGGAGAGTGAGTGCTACATCATCGATGCCGAGGTGATCACACATGACGTGCCCTACCATGACTACTTCTACACCCTCAACCGCTACATGCTCACCCGGGTGGCCAAGAACAAGTGTCGTTTACG GGTATCCACAGAACTGCGCTTCAGGAAGCAGCCATGGGGGCTGGTGAAGGGCTTCATAGAGAAGAACTTCTGGAGCGGACTGGAGGAGAACTTTCGCCATCTCG AGCTGGAGCTGTCCAAGCTGGAGGACATCCTCACCGAGTCCCATCAGCTCTCCCCGAAGGCCAACAAAGTGTTGAAGAACGCCACGGTGAGGCGGAAGAAGAGGCCCACGCCCCACATGCGCAGCCAACACTTGGACGAGGCGCTCAGTCCCGTCACCACGCCGACGGACGAGGAGGTCATCCAGCGCATCAAGCAAGTGGCGGGATCTACGCAGACTAGACATCAGAGTCCGGAGCACCGCCACCTGCCTGGGGGCTTGGCTCTGTACAGTGTCTCCAAACTGCTGCTCGTCATCAGCTTTGT GATCTGTCTGAG TCTGGTCCTGCTGGTGTTCCTCAACATGCTGCTCTTCTACAAGCTGTGGATGCTGGAGTACTCTGCACAGTCCTTAACCACCTGGCAAGGTCTGCGGCTGCATGAAAG CAAACTTCCTCAGACACAAATGGAGTGGGCCCAGCTCCTGGAGGCGCAGCAGCGTTACCATGACGCCGAGCTGCAGAAGTGGCGGGAAATAATCAAGTCGTCTGTGGTGCTGCTCGACCAg ATGAAAGACTCTTTACTGAACCTCCAACGAGGCATTGGCTCGAGGGACTACAGCGCGGAACATGAGGACAAGAGGAGTCACTAG
- the gramd1bb gene encoding protein Aster-B isoform X10, whose amino-acid sequence MATTSTASNSNKSTPACSPVLRKRSRSPTPQSQEGDNMVEKGSDHSSDKSPSTPEQVVQRTYSLQSGRSGGKNSKSHKRLSKYDRLNLIKKSQSWYNHERQHIMRVLSPTYKQRNEDFRKLFKHLPDTERLIVDYSCALQRDILLQGRLYLSENWICFYSNIFRWETLLTVRLKDICSMTKEKTARLIPNAIQVCTDNEKHFFTSFGARDRTYMMMFRLWQNALLDKPLCPKELWHFVHQCYGNELGLTSDDEDYVPPDDDFNTMGFSEEIPNEENEINNDNLSKSSAEAKPEGSPPLLHKKVVPNSTMEHTGSHDPPITFDLPADDFTDCPTDGELLAVPLLVEERNNDTGGGGGGGSGPVPSPSLDFNDNEDIPTELSDSSETHDEGEVQAFHEDLNGRQHINEIYKFSVDKLYDILFTESQFMSDFMEQRRFSDVVYHPWKKEEAGNQTREIMYTISLSNPLAPKTATVTETQTLYKASQESECYIIDAEVITHDVPYHDYFYTLNRYMLTRVAKNKCRLRVSTELRFRKQPWGLVKGFIEKNFWSGLEENFRHLELELSKLEDILTESHQLSPKANKVLKNATVRRKKRPTPHMRSQHLDEALSPVTTPTDEEVIQRIKQVAGSTQTRHQSPEHRHLPGGLALYSVSKLLLVISFVICLSLVLLVFLNMLLFYKLWMLEYSAQSLTTWQGLRLHESKLPQTQMEWAQLLEAQQRYHDAELQKWREIIKSSVVLLDQMKDSLLNLQRGIGSRDYSAEHEDKRSH is encoded by the exons TCTCACAAGCGACTTTCCAAA TATGACAGACTAAACCTGATTAAA AAGAGCCAAAGCTGGTACAAC CATGAAAGACAACACATCATGAGA GTGCTGAGCCCCACATACAAGCAGCGCAATGAGGACTTCAGGAAACTCTTCAAGCATCTACCTGACACAGAGAGACTCATTGTGG ACTACTCCTGTGCTCTGCAACGGGACATCCTCCTGCAGGGACGACTCTACCTCTCTGAGAACTGGATCTGTTTCTATAGCAACATCTTCCGCTGGGAAACACTG CTGACGGTGCGATTAAAGGACATCTGCTCGATGACGAAAGAGAAGACCGCCCGCCTAATTCCCAACGCCATCCAGGTCTGCACTGATAATGAGAAG CACTTTTTCACCTCCTTCGGAGCCAGAGACAGGACATACATGATGATGTTCAGACTGTGGCAGAATGCGCTGCTCGACAAG CCTCTGTGCCCCAAAGAGTTGTGGCACTTTGTCCATCAGTGCTATGGCAACGAGCTGGGCCTGACGAGCGATGACGAAGACTACGTCCCCCCAGATGATGACTTCAATACCATGGG GTTCAGTGAGGAGATTCCCAATGAGGAAAACGAGATCAACAATGACAACTTGTCCAAGAGCAGTGCAGAGGCCAAGCCTGAAGGAAGTCCTCCTCTTCTCCATAAGAAGGTGGTCCCAAACAGCACCATGGAGCACACAGGCAGCCATGACCCGCCCATCACA TTTGACCTTCCCGCAGACGATTTCACAGACTGCCCGACAGACGGCGAACTGCTGGCCGTGCCTCTGCTGGTGGAAGAGAGGAACAACGACACCGGTGGTGGCGGAGGAGGCGGCAGCGGCCCTGTCCCCTCGCCCTCGCTCGACTTCAACGACAACGAGGACATCCCCACCGAGCTCAGCGACTCGTCAGAGACACATGATGAGG GTGAGGTGCAGGCTTTCCACGAAGACCTGAACGGGAGGCAGCACATCAACGAGATCTACAAGTTCAGCGTGGACAAGCTCTACGACATCCTCTTCACCGAGTCACAGTTCATGAGTGACTTCATGGAACAGAGGCGCTTCTCAG ATGTGGTTTACCACCCGTGGAAGAAGGAGGAGGCCGGGAACCAGACCAGAGAGATCATGTACACCATCTCTCTGTCCAACCCCCTGGCCCCCAAGACTGCTACCGTCACAGAGACTCAG ACTCTGTACAAGGCCAGTCAGGAGAGTGAGTGCTACATCATCGATGCCGAGGTGATCACACATGACGTGCCCTACCATGACTACTTCTACACCCTCAACCGCTACATGCTCACCCGGGTGGCCAAGAACAAGTGTCGTTTACG GGTATCCACAGAACTGCGCTTCAGGAAGCAGCCATGGGGGCTGGTGAAGGGCTTCATAGAGAAGAACTTCTGGAGCGGACTGGAGGAGAACTTTCGCCATCTCG AGCTGGAGCTGTCCAAGCTGGAGGACATCCTCACCGAGTCCCATCAGCTCTCCCCGAAGGCCAACAAAGTGTTGAAGAACGCCACGGTGAGGCGGAAGAAGAGGCCCACGCCCCACATGCGCAGCCAACACTTGGACGAGGCGCTCAGTCCCGTCACCACGCCGACGGACGAGGAGGTCATCCAGCGCATCAAGCAAGTGGCGGGATCTACGCAGACTAGACATCAGAGTCCGGAGCACCGCCACCTGCCTGGGGGCTTGGCTCTGTACAGTGTCTCCAAACTGCTGCTCGTCATCAGCTTTGT GATCTGTCTGAG TCTGGTCCTGCTGGTGTTCCTCAACATGCTGCTCTTCTACAAGCTGTGGATGCTGGAGTACTCTGCACAGTCCTTAACCACCTGGCAAGGTCTGCGGCTGCATGAAAG CAAACTTCCTCAGACACAAATGGAGTGGGCCCAGCTCCTGGAGGCGCAGCAGCGTTACCATGACGCCGAGCTGCAGAAGTGGCGGGAAATAATCAAGTCGTCTGTGGTGCTGCTCGACCAg ATGAAAGACTCTTTACTGAACCTCCAACGAGGCATTGGCTCGAGGGACTACAGCGCGGAACATGAGGACAAGAGGAGTCACTAG